The Rhododendron vialii isolate Sample 1 chromosome 6a, ASM3025357v1 genome includes a window with the following:
- the LOC131331098 gene encoding probable hexosyltransferase MUCI70 translates to MFNNNSIPISLSDDDSDDVAGKTKPRVRRKRKKPRGKNELAQRFLRELLRWWPVLLFLPFAVLLVFEASRIGRRPILPVDSERNSHRKTGPALESKSEGNLNRLDPLTRMVGGVRERCLKLLPPEELQHLDIPKGKETANPIKRVVYISENDTPYVQGNITISQQHTEATRFNLFTGNQTLEQREKSYKVRETAVVHCGFYSENGGFKISDEDKKFLQTCQVAVSTCAFGGGDDLYQPIGMSEASLRKVCYVAFWDEITVAAQEAEGRRIGENQYIGKWRIVVVKNLPFKDQRLNGKIPKMLSHRLFPQARYSIWVDSKSQFRRDPLGVLEALLWRSNAVLAISEHGARSSVYDEAKAVVKKNKATPEEVEVQLRQYRHDGLPEDKRFNGKKALAEASVLAREHTPLTNLFTCLWFNEVVRFTSRDQLSFPYVLWRLKVLKNINMFPVCTRKDLVNSMGHIRKAKPLTS, encoded by the exons ATGTTCAACAACAACAGCATACCAATTTCCCTCTCCGATGACGACTCCGACGACGTCGCCGGAAAAACGAAACCCCGGGTCCGCAGAAAGCGCAAGAAACCACGAGGCAAGAACGAGCTGGCCCAGCGATTCCTCAGGGAACTGCTGAGATGGTGGCCCGTCTTGCTCTTCCTCCCCTTCGCCGTTCTCCTCGTTTTCGAGGCCTCACGAATCGGCCGCAGACCGATTCTACCGGTCGACTCGGAGCGTAATTCTCATAGGAAAACCGGACCGGCCTTGGAAAGCAAATCGGAAGGGAACTTGAATCGACTCGATCCGCTTACGCGTATGGTCGGTGGCGTCAGAGAAc GTTGCTTGAAGCTCCTACCTCCTGAAGAACTTCAGCACTTGGATATTCCCAAGGGAAAAGAAACCGCGAATCCTATTAAAAGAGTGGTTTACATATCAGAGAATGATACACCTTATGTACAAGGGAACATTACCATATCTCAACAGCATACGGAAGCCACAAGATTTAATCTGTTTACTGGAAACCAAACTCTAGAGCAGAGAGAGAAAAGTTACAAG GTGAGGGAAACAGCTGTGGTACATTGTGGTTTCTACAGTGAGAATGGAGGGTTCAAGATATCTGATGAGGACAAAAAGTTCTTGCAAACCTGTCAAGTTGCAGTGTCTACTTGTGCTTTTGGCGGTGGTGATGATTTGTATCAACCCATTGGAATGTCAGAGGCATCACTTAGAAAG GTTTGCTATGTGGCATTTTGGGATGAAATCACTGTTGCTGCACAGGAAGCAGAGGGACGTAGAATTGGTGAGAACCAATATATTGGGAAATGGCGCATCGTTGTTGTTAAGAATCTTCCTTTCAAAGACCAAAGGTTAAATGGCAAAATTCCTAAG ATGCTGAGTCATCGGCTCTTTCCTCAAGCAAGATATTCTATCTGGGTAGACTCAAAGTCCCAATTCAGAAGGGACCCTTTGGGTGTTTTGGAAGCACTTCTTTGGCGTTCAAATGCTGTACTTGCAATTTCAGAACATGGGGCTAGGAGTAGTGTGTATGATGAGGCGAAGGCTGTTGTGAAGAAAAACAAAGCCACCCCTGAAGAAGTTGAGGTCCAGTTGAGGCAATATCGCCATGATGGCCTCCCTGAGGACAAAAGGTTTAATGGAAAGAAAG CTCTAGCTGAAGCTTCTGTTCTTGCAAGGGAGCATACTCCATTGACTAATCTGTTCACTTGCCTTTGGTTCAACGAAGTGGTCCGTTTCACTTCTCGGGATCAGCTTAGTTTCCCATACGTTC